The Elaeis guineensis isolate ETL-2024a chromosome 11, EG11, whole genome shotgun sequence genomic interval TGAAGGTATGAACcatgtcaaaaatatataaatatacaataCTAATCGACAAGCTAGTTGACATCAATTATTAcaccatggcccttcgcacaATAGAGGATTGACATACCTGATCCTTTCCCTCCAATATCTGGTTagagaaagttcatagtggtCGTCATCGATTACTTTACCAAGTGGATGAAAGCTGAACTTCTGGTACAAATCACTGAGAGCAAGTtgaaagacttcattcagaaatcaattaTATACAGATTCGAtttaccacacaccatcatcactgacaatggtcgACAATTCGATAATCAGAATTTCAAAGAGTTCTATGCAAAATTTCATATTACGCACAAAGTTACATCAGTTAGCCATCCACAATCTAATGGAGAGGTGGAGGTAGCCAATCGAATGATTCTGCATGGACTCaaaatcagactgaatgaagctaaagacctctgggtggaagaactatatccgatcttatggacaTACCGAATGACTCTTCGCATACCAACAGGAGAATTGTCATTTAATCTGACTTATGAATAGaagcgatgatcccacttgagatcggattaccatcagcaagGGTAGGGCAATACAGTGAACCAAGCAACTTAGAATATCAGAGAGTCGATCTAGATCTACTTTCAGAAATCTACAACAAGCTTAAGTTCAGATGGCAGCCTATCAACAAAGGGTAGCtcgatattataatgcaaaagttaaacCGAAGGTCTTCCATCCTGAAGATCGGGTCCTAAGAAAAACAGAAGTCTCAAGACCTCTTGACCAGAAAAAGTAATCTCTGAATGGGAAGAACTTAGATCGGATGCATATCGGCTAAAAACTCTAAAGGGAGTAACCATCCCTCGAACATGGAATGCTGACAACTtgaaaatgtattatcaataaagttgttcatgGGTAATTATTCggaatgaaatattgaatttcaAAATCATAAGTTTTAGTAATCTATAAATTAAGCTTAAATCGATAAATAGACGGTCAATTTCTATtgactatattttgatttttcactataaaaattgacGTATCAACTATATTTCGGCTTTCATTATTAAAGCCAAAATACCAACTGTATCTTGATATCGAACATATCTCGGCTATTCACTGTAAAAGCCGATCTAGTCGAATGACTATTATGCCGACTTAGTCTTAACTAAGCAGAATGCTATGCCAATATGATCCAGATCGAATTAGAATTATACCACTCGactacggtcggtcgaaggatattcagcttaccAGCGATTATCAAATAATCTGATGTACTAAATCTGACTATTATTGGacgaaggatattcagcttatTATCATTATCCTAATACTTAAGTATGTCAATGGATATTCGATTAACGAATGAATCCTATAATTACTATCAGATGTTCAACTTGTCGATCAATATTCGATAATTGAAAAATAATTCTACAATATTACAGATATACAAAGAAAGAGAGTCTATACTTAAAAAATTCTTTCattcattcattgaaaagaaagctacaaaattggatcgaagttcgattataaaattttttgagtacAAAAAGAACATAAAAAATTGCATCGATCATCAGTCGCCATCTCCATCTCTTTGCTTCGATGTAGCATCGGGGACTTGAATAATTTTTAGTGCTGTCGGTGCTCCATCTTCATCGATGCGGTTTCTTCAACAGCTCCATCTTTCGGGACGGGAGGGACGATGCTGTTCAAGTCAAGATCTAGGTATAACCTTTTGATCGCATCTCGATCATCCTCGTACCCATGCAGTAAGAGGCGAACCCACCTTCGAGGatctcttccttgaactcttctgAATTCTTGAAGTTCTCGATGGTATGGTTCAGAGCCTCCCTTGCtgactctactttctctctcgtCAGCTCTGCATCAGCTCTTACGGAAGCCGATTCatcatcggccagtgccaacctttctaGGGTGGCCCAATGTCTTCCACATTCGGCTTCGAGTTCACTGATGCACCCGTCCCTCTCCCTTCGAAGCCGATGGATAGAATGCTTATTGCTTTTGATCTTCGACTCAAGAGACAAGATGCTTTGACAAGCTGACTCAAGTTCAACTCTAGAAGATTGAAGGTCGATGATCAGATGAGAGACTTTCTCTTAAAGTTTTGTCTCCCCCTTAGTCACTACCCAAAGTTGTTCAAGGGCAGCcgccttctcagcattggcggcCGCCACTTTATCCATCCATGTCTGACGAAAGTCGGCAACCTTCCGATAGCCAATCTCCAAGTCGAACATGTCATGTGCCAACTGCAAGCAGAAGATAAGtcagatcagataaaaaaaaaaggttcaaaGAAAAACTTACCCCGAGTATTAATGGgtagaaagagaaaaatatctcagcGACGGTTCTGTTCTTTCTGTTCTCCCGATCAATTGGGAGAAGAGCAGCTTTGATGAGTCGCTTGTTCAATACCGGATTGGCCAAAACTGACTCATCCTCAGAAATGCTGATGTCAAAATGAACAGTGTGACCCATCAATGATCCATCATTTGTTGAAATCACCGGCTGTCAGTAGCCCCACGCTTGAAAATGTGGAGAAATCAGAGCTCGACTACACCCGAAAGGGTTCCACTGGAGGAACCACCGGCACAGTCATTGATTGTTCCGACTCGACCGTAATTTCCACCTCGGCCGAACCTCATTGGTGGAGCTGCGGATGGTGCTACGATAGCTCCATCTTCTTCTGTCGCCCCACCCTTAACGGATGCCACTTCAGGAAACTGGCTTAGGAACCACCATCGACAAGCCCgacccttcttcgatggtcgagagGGTCTAGTTTCGGATGCTGCTGCCCTCTTCTTGGTAGCATGCTGACGAATATCGACGGTCAATACTTGCGCCCTCGACTACATAGCTGCAATCAAAACAAGAAAGTCAGTATAATTcagaaataaataaagaaaaaataaaaatgatcgaCTATGCTATACCTAAGGTGGTGACCGAACTAAGGCCGCATCGTAGAAAGATTGTTTGGTTGTCAGCTTTCTCTGTGGAGGGACAGCCATGTCCTTCAATCGGTGAAAGTCTTTCCGATCGTCGACCTCCACCCGACTGCTTTTGTTGGGGTCGATTCTTAGATCACCCCAATGCGAAGGGAAGCCCCAGGAAAGAGAAGCAAAAAaaggaattggttcttccatccgtgaatagaCGATAGAAGACCGATGATGAAAGAATTATCTTTTcttgggttgaagaaccaccaatccTTGACCTTAGAATGGGGACGGAGAATAAAGAAGGTGCAAAAAGAGAAGGATGAGACTCGATCGGTATTAactgacacaacaaagcaaagctaATTATAAGTCGGACCGAGTTCGGTGCCAGCTGAGCGGGGCAAAAATCATAATAGTCAAGCAATTTCGGACGAACTctggaatcaaaaatcaaagacccGCTCGAAGGTCTTTGACATAGAAGACCACCTTGTCTGGAGGAGAAAGTTCACCCAACCATCGATGCCAGGCGCAAAGAGTTGATACTGCTCTGGGATACGATACTGCTCTCGAGCCGTTCAATATTGGGTTCAgatagtgaagaaacctccactttCGAACCCGATGGAGAGTCGTCGGTCAGATTCTCCAATCGACTATCCCGAGAACAAGAAGCCCTAGCCATGAAAAAGAAAAACTAGAGAGAACCAAAAAGAAGATGGACCCAAGAAGGAAGGACAAAAATACTTAACCTGAaagctaaaaataaaaaggaaagaaagaacccTGGAATCTTCTGGTGCTGGGGCGACCTTTTGGCAGAGTTTCTATAGCAGAGGATGTAGacaaaatacaaaataaaatttggccaaaagcgatcctatatatataggatccctcaatggTCAAGATGGAAGTGATCAAATCGGAGTCTCATCAGATGATGACATGTGCAACATCTGGACCGATCATTGGTCTGACGTTTGATGCACCTACTCCGGATCGTGCCACCTCACCGTCATCTGCATGAACGGCTCCAATCCAATGACATTCGGACAAGTGACCAAAATTTACTAGTCAGAATCATATCGTCCGGCATCGAATTATCTTTCTGAAACGACGTCTCATACTGACATCTGATATCGAATTGTTCTGTCGACATGACAGTCCAATAATGATTTTGTAGCCACCGAAATGATAAAACAGCTGGAGAATTCTCAACTAGCAGTCAAGTTGGGGCTCGAGGCAATACATGACGACACGCTTCATCCAACGTAACAGATCACGTGATAATATACACGTCGATCACTTTGGACTTGAGAATAGGGGGCAACTGTTGAGACAAGTCAACCAACCCccgactctgactctacatcAACCGTATAAGCACATTACGCCGATTCATAATCAATTTACCAATTGACAGTTGGCTATTATCGACTAACAACAAACGACTTAATCAACCTCTGATCGAAGACCATTGGCATATCCGAGTTACCAGCCGATGCACATTCGGATCTTCTACCGACTTATTAATAttatcgacatatagtcggcctattTGCTCAACATACCCTAATcgttatgaacggttatcgactatgtGTTACGGTCATTAATGAGAATAAACAGCCTACTAACTCTACGATTATAGCCAATAATCTAGTACCATAAAAAGCGGAACCACATGCTTGATGGTTACGTCAgaatcacctataaaagggaAAGTAAACGAGCAGCACGGTAAAGCAATTTTGGACTAAGATTCTGCAACTCTCAATATTCTTATTAACTGTTCACCAAccccctctctgacttaagtatcagagGGTCCCGTCGGATATAACTCTGGTCTGTGAGAACTTTGTCTTGCAGGTCTCTTCACCGACGACAAGCGACAGGAAGTTGGCCATAAAAATACTAATCATATATAAACAATAATATCCCTAATATATATCAGGAGGAttcttttatatattcttaatttTCATGAatcaagaatataataaatataatgatTCTTATAATGGTTGTATTCAAATATATAAAAGAGTTAAGCAAATCACTATTTTGTGATGTGGAGATATCATCGGCCTGTCTacgataaatactttattgttaacccagaaaagagaaagaaaacacTCTTAACTCTTTTATGTTATTTAGTACTTTTCGAAGAACTTGTACCGTTGATTCAACAGTTATTTTCTATTGCTGGTATTTTGACAAAGTGGGGAGCACATATATCAAGATAAATCAAGGGAGATTGTAGATAGAAGTTAGAAATTTTTCTCACTGTTTCTTCCATGTAAATTCATAGCGTTTTTGCCCTTTAGATACCTAGATTTCTTGTTATTCTAATCTTGGTAGAATTCTGGAAAGAAAATCCTGCCAAAAAAGGGAATGAaaggaaatatattttaaattggataaaggaaaaatattttgatgGCTTTACATATCACACAGAAATATGATGCGTGCATAGATTGAATTAAGGCGGtattgttctttttcttttccttaaaTCTATTCTTTGTCCTTTTTGGAGGGGGTTTTTCGGAATCAATGAAAGCACAAAGGAAATTAGCCACAAAAAGTTTATATTCTTTGATATTACTATCCTATTGAGCCAACCAGTTTGCTGGCCTATTATCTCTACGAATATAATGGCTAGTCTATGTATAGCGTAACTTACCGTTTCAAAAGGAAGATGGGGAATATTGAATCCAACATTCAGTGCGTGGACCCATGCAGGCTCCCActttgatttttgttttttttttcttttttttccaaacCATTTCTAAACCCCTTCTCTGCGTGGCTTTGCCAACTACCCTACCAGTGCTTCTATAAATAAGACACCACATTACTATGTGGTATCATCTACACTTGCTCTCCTGCTCAAAGATGATGGCACTGATGCTCTCTTTCCCACCCCAAAACCCTTCTTGTTTCTGCTCTCTGGATTCTGGCACTCGcaaaacaaaatcttcaaggatccTCATGACCCTCTCCCCACCTTCAAAGCCTACGTTAGCTCCCTAATTTTCATTACTTTTGTATCtgaaaaaggatttttttttttttttttttaaataaccaTCTGTTTCTGTTATGGTTCCCTTTTCTCCATGATTTTGttgattatatacaaaaaaaacctTGCAGTGACTAAGAGTAGAAGCATAGTCTTATTAATGATTGGCGAAAGATTAGAACAATCAAACTGGGTGGTAAACGTTGCTCGTCTGAATAATTAAGACAAGATCAGATGGTTATGATTGTGATGATGCGCCAATTTAATTGGCCAGTACTTCACATTAACAAGTTGCTACTTGTTTGGTCATCATCTTTGTTGTCAGATTTAGTCATTGTGTAGTGATGATATGATGACTGTTTAGACTTTCAAGTGATcattatctatttttttcataaatgtgGTCCTTGTTTATTAATATGGATCAATAAATAATCCCTAGATCCCTTCCAACAACCTCCACCCGGCCCTCAAAAAACAAAAATCTGTGATCATTGTCATCATTGTTGTTTTCCTCATTTGTACATGCGTACTTAACGTTAGATTTTAACATGGATCCATAAGGGATCCATTCATGgctttctttttttcccttttttccctTCTCTACTCTTCCCTTTATTTCTGTTCATCATATTATGCATGGGCTCAGTAGCTACTATTACAATATCTTTTTGTGATGATAGGGAGGTGAAGAATGACATGAGGAAGCAGCGAAGTCCCCTTGAAGTCGAGATCAAGGAGGTCACTCACTCCATGCATCCAGAAAAGCAGGAGATCTTCAAGTCATTAGAGAAATGGGCTGAGGACAACATCTTGACCCTCCTGAAGCCCGTCGAGAGCTCATGGCAACCGCAGGACTTTTTGCCAGATCCCTCAGCCGAAGGCTTCTTCGACGGCATAAAGCAGATAAGGGACCGGGCAGCGGGGATCCCAGATGAGTACTACGTGTGCTTGGTCGGCAACATGATCACTGAAGAGGCCCTGCCAACGTATCAAACCTTCGTCAACACACTCGACGGCGTTCGAGACGAGACAGCGAGCAGCCTGAGCTCCTGGGCCAGGTGGACGAGGATGTGGTCGGCCGAGGAGAACCGGCATGGAGATGTCCTTCACAGGTATCTCTACTTGAGTGGGAGGTTGAATATGAGGCAGATAGAGAAGACCATACAGTACCTCATTGGCTCCGGGATGGTAAGTTTCTGTTTTGGTTCAAGCTGAAGTTGGTACCATTGACTGCAACAAGGATGGTGGCAACTTCTCTCTGTTGGATCCTAGCCCAGACTGATTAACCCAATCATAGAGTTATGAATTGGAtaaatatatagatagatatataaaGAGTAGTTGCATCAGAAAAATGAGATACATATACTTGACATGCCAACCGAAGAGCATAATCTGCTTCTTATTAAATTTCAACATTTTGTGGCACTTAGAATGTCAAGAAATTAACAGTGCTATGACATATTAAACCAATTAACCGCACCAGACTCGGTCCAAGGTGCTTCAGCTTGCTCAAGGGTTGGGATTTTAATGGGTTGGACATGGTGATATTAAATTTGTTGTTCAATAAaatacatgtacatgtatatgttTCTCACTTGTCGCTTTCTTTTCATCTTTGCTTAGAATGTCCATGCAGAGAACAACCCATATCTGGGTTTTATCTACACTTCCTTCCAAGAAAGGGCAACCTTCATCTCTCATGGGAACACAGCAAGGCATGCCAAAGATCATGGTGACTTACTGCTTGCCAAAATATGCGGCCTCATCGCCGCAGACGAGAAGCGTCACGAGGCAGCATACACCAAGATCATCGAAAAATTATTCGAGATCGATCCAGACACGACCATGTTGGCCCTGGCTGATATGATGGAAAAGAGAATCACCATGCCTGCTCTTCTGATGTTTGATGGTCAAGATGACAACGTATTCAACCACTATTCCTCTGTAGCCCAGAGGATTGGTGTTTACACCACCAAGGATTATGGAGACATAATGGAATTCTTTGTGAAGAGATGGAATGTGGAGGAAATCACAGGCTTGTCGGGAGAGGGGAGAAGGGCTCAGGATTATGTGTGTGGCCTTCCTCAGAGGATTAGGAGGATGGACGAGAGAGCTCAAGAGAGGAGGGTCAAGCAATCCCACATGGTTTCTTTTAGTTGGATCTTCAACAGGTCTGTTCTGGTGTAGGTGACCGGGCTGTTAGCATCAAAGAGCTCTCCTCGTCCTCTTGAGGGCTTGTCTTTCTTCCTTGCATGTTTGTGGTAATAGTAGTTGTGTGGCATGCCCATGCATATGACTGTATCTTTATTGAGGACAAtgaaattttcctctctctctctctctctctctcctggttttattttcaattttgttttcctttgttttgGTCTGCCGAAGTCCCCGCTGGTACGTTCACTGGAGACTGGAGTCGGGAGACtggatatattttatttaggttataTATTATTTACTTACTGCCTTACGGAGACGTGATTCTACGAGCAGGAGCCATGGTGAGCTGCCAAAGAGAGACAACCATGTAGAAATAAATGGAGTGCAACAGAGCTTTCATTGCTGAGGAGAGAAGGGGGAGCATGGCCTCAATGACTGGCTTTAGAGCTCAGCCAGGCATGGCCGTCTACTCATGACTGACAAAAAGGCCGCTCCCCCATGGTTTAATAGATAGAACTGAATAGAATGGTGTGGACCGAGTGAATGAGACTGCCGTTGCTTCTAATACATGATGGCATTTAAAAAGAGTTTGCGAAATTGATTGGTACTGTGGCTGGCGCCTGAGAAAGCTGAACCGAAGGCAGAAAAGTTAATGTCGTGTTGGGAAGACCTTTTTTTTCTTGGTACGAGTCGGGAAGACCTTTCGCCGGCGGGGGGTGTGTTGTGGGGTGTGTGAGAGAGCTCCGGCTACCTCCTACACCGAAGAAAGCGGAATAAAGCGGAAAGCCAACGTTATTACATTCGAAAGGcggtggccttttttttttttttttttttgggtacagcaAGCCCATTGCTCTACAACCACCAccaacaaataaaaataaaaaaaaaaacctcgTGAGTTGAGCTTGCATGAGATTTAGAGTCAAGGCATTCTGGATTGTCTTGACCAAAGACCTTGTAGCTAGAGTTGGGATGGACGGAATTCACCCGGTTTGGTTACATGaatattctaaaatattttatggttccaaaatattttattatatatattataaaataaattaaaaaaattatttatttaaatttaaacttaaaaatgattatctatttaaattttaaataaaaacgattatccatttgaaacataacttaaaagcAATTATCTAAATGGGGATGAAATAATCCAATTGTGCTTGCAGTTGTAAAGCaaactatactattataaagtaatactatactattataaaattatactacaTTATATAAAATAACACTGTATTAGTGTAAAGTAATACTACAATAAAGGAATACTATATTATGATAATGTAATGCTATCTTACTGTAAAAAATACTACACTAGCATAATATAATAAAGCAACActacattattataaaaaatactaattaatataatataatatatcttattataaaaaatattaaactaatataatataataaataaactgtattattataaacaatactacactaatataatgtaatactacttattgtaaaagaatactacactatgataatataatactatagtattttaaaaaatataaaagtacAAGATCTAAAGTCATTTCAGTCAAAATAATAGTTGTTTATAACTTATGTTTCAAATAGATAGCCACTTTTACTTGAAACTTAAGTGGGTAGCTACTTTTAATTGAAAGTATAGctggagatttatctctagttctctatatattataaatattttagaatatttaatattataagattatttattaattagtatgaaatttaaaataataataaataatttcataCAGAAAAATAAGATACAATGATTTACGTGATTCAACCTTTGGCCTACATCCACAAGAAAGATGGGAAgagattttattatattaaaaagatGAAATATAAAGAATATGTGATAGCTCAAATAACAAAAAACAATCCTCCAATAACAAAAGAGGTgtgattataatatatatatatatatatagctaccaaatcttaaaacaaaaaaaaagatcaaaataacTAGATGAATCAACAAAGTCCAAAATCGATCGAATTCGTATTGTGGGTCACACCAAATTCAGCCTACACTCaataaatctccatcttatcttgaaTTCCATCAAATTACAATATAAAATAGTGAACTTCTCTCTATCTCCTCCAATAATTCCTCTAAGAGCCTCGCTCTCAAAATACGAATCAAGTCTAAACAATGCTTGAACTTGAGAGGTGATAAGTTGCTTGGTCATCATATCTGCTAGATTATCTGCCAtcgaaaaatttttttgtacaatTAACTCTTTGTAATACAACATCCCAAATGAAGTATATCTAACATCAATATGTTTGAACCCCTCATAATAAATCTGATTTTAGTTAGATGTATGGTACTCTGACTGTCGCAATAAACAGTAGTCATATCCTAGTTTAAGCCAAGATCACCAATCAAATCTTGCAACCAAATGGCCTCCTTCACTGCTTCTACCACTGTTATATACTCTGTCTTGATAGTAGACaagataataataaattataaagttGCTTTCCAATGACACAATCTGGGAGAGTGAAGACATAGCCTATCAAAAATATCCTCCTATCCAAATCACCTATATAATAGAGTCCATATCACCAACAGCACTGCTACAAGTATTTGAATCCCGAATATATACTAAACCAACATCTATAGTGCCTCTCAAATAGTATGAGATCTATTTCGCAGCCTGCTAATGGATCTTTTCTAGATGATCTGTATACTTAATAATGATGCTAACAGCTTGTGAGATATTTAGATATATGTAAATTATGGCATACATGATACTTCCAACTATATTAGCATACAGAACATATGATATGTATTGTTATCTTCATCTAACTGTGGAAACAAAGTAGATGAAAATCTAAAGTATGCTATCAGTAGAGTACTTACTAGCTTGCAATCCAGCATACCAAAATGCACAATATATAATTTTTCTGGGACAAGAACAATCTGCCTATGCATCAATCTCTATGAATATCTATATCCAAAATCTTTTTTGCTACACCCAAGTTCTTCATCTCAAATTCACTATTAAATTGAGCCTTTACCATCATAATCTCAAATATACTCTTTGCTATAATAAGCATGTCAGTAATATagagtaaaaatatataaaaaaatcatctgaAAGCTTTTTGTCATAAACACAACTGTCATAGTCACTTTTAGAGTAACCATGCCTGAACATAAATATATTAAATCATTTGTACCACTACTTTAGAAATTACTTTAAATCATACAATAATTTTCTCAACAGGCATAGATGGTCCTCCTTAACCTGAACAACAAATCCATCTGATTGTTGTATGTAAATCCATTCCTCAAGCTAACCATACAAGAAAACTATCTTGACATTAAGCTGCTCAACTCTAAGTTAAAAAATACAACAATTGTAAGCAACATGTGAAAAAGCTATGTTTCACAATGAAGAGAAAACTTCATTAAAATCTATATCTTCCCTTTGATTATAGTCTTTTACAACCAAACGTGCTTTGAACCTTGCTGGTTCAAcctttgtgatttttttttcttcttaaaaacccatttacatctaataatcttctaGTCTTGTGGTGGTTTCACTAGCTTCCATATTTATTTTTGTGAAGAGACACAATCTTCTCACTCATAGCAATAGACCATCatacaaatttattattaatgataGCCTCATGATAACTGACAGGATCTTCAACCTCAATAAACTCTACCATAGATAATGCACAAGAGACCAAAtctgtatatctatatatctgaGGGCCTTAATATGCCTCCTAGATCTAACAATGGCTACAGTATACTATGCTCCTATGGGTATCTCTCTCGTCAACAATATCAGGCTCACCACCTTGAATGGTTGAACTAAAATATCACCTATGATGGATAATTGAAGGTCTAATCAAGCTCACCTACTCATCaacatcataatttttatttatagtaAGTGACTCTTTCTTGAATGAAGCATAGCTTTTCATTAAAGGTAACATCTCTACTAACTATAAATTTTTGAGAACCAGACTCCAATATACCATAATCTGTAGCCTTCTGCCCCAAACTAACaatcaagaaaaatatattttttgcccTTTTTTCAAGTTTACTATCACTGATATATGTATAAGTAAGACAACTAaatatctttaaaataaaataatcagtAGGTATCAAAACCATACTTTAATAGGAGTCTTCAACTCAATCATAACAGTGGATAGAGACCTATTCACCAAGTAACAGGCCATATTAATAGTTTTAGCCAAAaattctaagataaatttgattaaaaaagcaTACATTGTGCTCTCTCTAAAAGACTCCTATTCATGTATTATGCAACATCATTCTACTATGGGGTCTATGTAACTATGTGATGTCTCACAATTCCTTCAATCTCGTAGAACTTATTAAACTGACCCTCACAAAACTTCATACCATTATAAGTTTTCAATCTCTTGATCTTCTTGTTGGACTATTCCTTAACAAATATTTTTCACTTCTTATAAGTGGAAAAGACTTCATTCAAATTCAGAAAGTCTacctaattttttcttaaaaatcatcaataaaatcaaaaatattgagaACCACCTTAA includes:
- the LOC105053553 gene encoding stearoyl-[acyl-carrier-protein] 9-desaturase, chloroplastic-like, yielding MMALMLSFPPQNPSCFCSLDSGTRKTKSSRILMTLSPPSKPTEVKNDMRKQRSPLEVEIKEVTHSMHPEKQEIFKSLEKWAEDNILTLLKPVESSWQPQDFLPDPSAEGFFDGIKQIRDRAAGIPDEYYVCLVGNMITEEALPTYQTFVNTLDGVRDETASSLSSWARWTRMWSAEENRHGDVLHRYLYLSGRLNMRQIEKTIQYLIGSGMNVHAENNPYLGFIYTSFQERATFISHGNTARHAKDHGDLLLAKICGLIAADEKRHEAAYTKIIEKLFEIDPDTTMLALADMMEKRITMPALLMFDGQDDNVFNHYSSVAQRIGVYTTKDYGDIMEFFVKRWNVEEITGLSGEGRRAQDYVCGLPQRIRRMDERAQERRVKQSHMVSFSWIFNRSVLV